One part of the Luteibacter yeojuensis genome encodes these proteins:
- a CDS encoding heme biosynthesis protein HemY produces the protein MKPWRWIVGLIFVAVVAAFAWHWVAEDPGYVLVRLRGTSVQMTVVTALALLLLVWAAIAAIVALLRWPFGAMTRRHRRLSRRRLADGLVSLVEGRHGEAERELNRAARYPSVRGPALLAAAEAAERHGESARALETLDQAAQETPRAARVLRARYLRDAGRASEAVTLLAPEATAGSLTPAGWIEYAEASLASGEARNAMRALDPLQKSSELGSRGYADIESRVVTAYVLSATDGATLATLWSQLPKGQRRLPAAVDAYARQAARHGQTMAAMDEIETALRREWSPTLVATYGGMGAEDIEQRLRRAEGWVDTHPNDAALLTAVGRMCVRVRLWGKAKPYLERALAIEPHAAAWEALGDVYLGENQPDLAQRCYRNALALARGEATEALPEELRARRIDTRVTAVEERDQHGVPRLSP, from the coding sequence ATGAAACCCTGGCGATGGATCGTCGGCCTGATCTTCGTCGCGGTCGTCGCGGCGTTCGCCTGGCACTGGGTCGCCGAGGATCCCGGCTACGTGTTGGTCCGCCTGCGTGGCACGAGCGTGCAGATGACGGTGGTCACCGCGCTGGCCCTGTTGCTGCTCGTCTGGGCCGCGATCGCGGCGATCGTGGCCCTCCTGCGCTGGCCGTTCGGTGCGATGACGCGACGCCATCGCCGCCTCAGCCGCCGGCGTCTCGCCGATGGCCTCGTGTCCCTCGTCGAAGGACGCCACGGCGAAGCCGAGCGCGAGCTCAACCGCGCGGCGCGTTATCCGTCGGTGCGCGGCCCGGCCTTGCTTGCCGCCGCCGAAGCCGCGGAACGCCATGGCGAATCCGCGCGTGCACTGGAAACGCTGGACCAGGCGGCGCAGGAAACGCCGCGCGCGGCGCGTGTCCTGCGCGCGCGCTATCTGCGCGACGCCGGCCGCGCGAGCGAAGCCGTCACCCTGCTGGCGCCCGAGGCGACCGCCGGTTCGCTCACGCCGGCCGGCTGGATCGAATACGCCGAGGCATCGCTGGCATCGGGCGAAGCGCGCAACGCGATGCGCGCGCTGGACCCGTTGCAGAAGAGCAGCGAACTGGGCTCGCGCGGTTATGCGGATATCGAGTCGCGCGTGGTGACCGCTTACGTCCTGAGCGCCACCGACGGCGCGACGCTCGCCACGTTGTGGTCGCAACTGCCCAAGGGCCAGCGCCGCTTGCCCGCGGCCGTGGACGCCTACGCCCGGCAGGCCGCGCGCCATGGGCAGACGATGGCGGCGATGGACGAAATCGAAACCGCGTTACGCCGGGAATGGTCGCCCACGCTCGTCGCCACGTACGGTGGCATGGGGGCGGAAGACATCGAGCAGCGCCTGCGCCGCGCCGAAGGCTGGGTGGACACGCATCCCAATGACGCCGCGCTGCTCACGGCGGTCGGCCGCATGTGCGTGCGTGTGCGCCTGTGGGGCAAGGCGAAACCTTATCTCGAGCGTGCGTTGGCGATCGAACCGCATGCCGCGGCATGGGAAGCGCTGGGCGACGTCTACCTTGGCGAGAACCAGCCCGATCTTGCGCAGCGCTGCTATCGCAACGCGCTCGCGCTGGCGCGCGGCGAAGCCACCGAAGCCTTGCCCGAGGAGCTGCGTGCGCGCCGCATCGATACGCGCGTCACGGCGGTGGAAGAGCGCGACCAGCACGGCGTGCCGCGTCTTTCGCCCTGA
- a CDS encoding uroporphyrinogen-III C-methyltransferase, translated as MTNETTPTDTSPAAQAPAAAPSPATSRRPAAPAPRRGGGGLAIALVFSLAALGVAGYTAWTVWGMREDLGVANGLRGQVDTLQAGVDGMREESANLRRRLSDADAVNRSAREEVLGVSERTRNLEDAVANLSERSLSGHDAMLLDEAESLLRMAKERFALFGDASGALAAYDLADKTLAAVNDSAFAAVRQDLAAEREALAAVAPAARTNDLSTLADLRAQLPTLPLKRDEATPDGDAQPGFWQRAGSALGSIVRVSHDDGSPVALADERIARELAALDVAHAEAAVLAYDDVGREAALKRADAALAAYFDGEAPAVRAARSRIAALLATQARGGKPTLGAALGELRNLRSVHALQGGAPNAHPAAAASIAAPARPSSAAAPREGTP; from the coding sequence ATGACGAACGAGACCACTCCGACCGACACCTCGCCGGCTGCGCAGGCCCCCGCCGCCGCGCCCTCGCCCGCCACCTCGCGCCGGCCCGCCGCACCCGCCCCACGGCGCGGCGGCGGGGGCCTGGCCATCGCCCTGGTGTTTTCCCTCGCCGCGCTGGGCGTGGCGGGGTACACCGCCTGGACGGTCTGGGGCATGCGCGAGGACCTGGGCGTTGCCAACGGCCTGCGCGGCCAGGTCGACACCTTGCAGGCCGGCGTGGACGGCATGCGCGAAGAGAGCGCCAACCTGCGCCGCCGCCTGAGCGACGCCGATGCCGTGAACCGATCGGCGCGAGAGGAGGTGCTCGGTGTCTCCGAGCGCACGCGCAACCTCGAGGACGCGGTGGCCAATCTGTCCGAGCGCAGCCTGAGCGGGCACGACGCCATGCTCCTCGACGAGGCCGAGTCGCTGCTGCGGATGGCAAAGGAGCGCTTCGCGCTGTTCGGCGATGCCAGTGGCGCATTGGCGGCCTACGACCTCGCCGACAAGACGCTGGCCGCCGTCAACGACAGCGCCTTTGCCGCGGTACGCCAGGATCTGGCCGCCGAGCGCGAGGCGCTGGCGGCCGTCGCGCCCGCCGCGCGGACCAACGATCTTTCCACGCTGGCCGACCTGCGCGCGCAGCTCCCCACCTTGCCGCTGAAGCGTGACGAGGCGACGCCGGACGGCGATGCGCAGCCGGGTTTCTGGCAGCGTGCCGGCAGCGCACTGGGCAGCATCGTGCGGGTGAGCCACGACGACGGCTCGCCGGTGGCGCTCGCCGACGAGCGCATCGCGCGCGAACTTGCCGCGCTCGACGTGGCGCACGCGGAAGCCGCCGTGCTCGCGTACGACGACGTGGGGCGCGAAGCCGCCCTGAAGCGGGCCGATGCCGCGCTCGCCGCCTATTTCGACGGCGAGGCACCGGCGGTGCGGGCCGCACGCTCGCGCATCGCCGCGCTGCTGGCCACCCAGGCCCGCGGCGGCAAGCCGACGCTCGGGGCCGCGCTGGGCGAACTGCGCAACCTGCGGTCGGTGCATGCGCTGCAAGGCGGCGCGCCGAACGCACATCCTGCCGCCGCCGCTTCCATCGCGGCACCGGCGCGTCCATCCAGTGCCGCCGCGCCGCGCGAGGGCACGCCATGA
- a CDS encoding uroporphyrinogen-III synthase — protein sequence MSRSLPLRNVTIVITRPAGTAGPLARRVRKLGGIPVSVPGLSLRATEDASAVDAALRRALDGDVLVFTSPAAVRFAADVLPLATNATVIAVGRGTARALKTANVPDARFPEKSQDSEGVLGMPELADLGGRRVALVGAPGGRGLLREQLALRGARLEEIHVYHRVAPRIDRRHIDPLLKLGRRSAVLLSSAEALDHLRRALIAPAWRKLVQAVAVVSSERMRDIAVEAGFDRVAVARSALPGDLLKAAAEVSFTRR from the coding sequence GTGAGTCGCTCCCTCCCCCTTCGTAACGTCACCATCGTCATCACCCGTCCCGCAGGTACCGCCGGTCCCCTCGCACGGCGCGTTCGCAAGCTCGGCGGCATTCCCGTCAGTGTGCCGGGTCTTTCCCTGCGCGCCACGGAAGACGCGTCCGCGGTGGACGCGGCCTTGCGCCGCGCGCTGGATGGCGACGTGCTGGTCTTCACCAGCCCTGCCGCCGTGCGTTTCGCCGCCGACGTACTCCCCCTGGCCACGAACGCCACGGTGATTGCCGTCGGTCGCGGCACGGCGCGCGCGCTGAAGACGGCCAATGTCCCGGACGCCCGTTTCCCAGAAAAATCCCAGGACAGCGAAGGCGTGCTGGGCATGCCCGAACTGGCCGACCTCGGCGGACGGCGGGTGGCCCTCGTCGGGGCGCCGGGCGGCAGGGGGCTGCTTCGCGAGCAGCTCGCGCTGCGCGGTGCCCGGCTCGAGGAGATCCACGTCTACCACCGCGTGGCCCCGCGCATCGACCGGCGCCATATCGATCCGCTGCTCAAGCTGGGCCGCCGGTCGGCCGTGCTGTTGTCCAGCGCCGAGGCCCTCGACCACCTCCGCCGGGCGCTGATCGCCCCCGCCTGGCGCAAGCTGGTCCAGGCCGTGGCCGTGGTGAGCAGCGAGCGCATGCGGGACATCGCCGTCGAAGCGGGTTTCGACCGCGTCGCCGTGGCCCGCTCCGCGCTGCCCGGCGATCTGCTCAAGGCGGCCGCCGAGGTGTCGTTCACCCGCCGTTGA
- a CDS encoding YiiD C-terminal domain-containing protein has translation MTTIHAPLPELERFIRDGIPLARAMDLRIAAFDGDRLVMTAPLAPNINDKGCAFGGSLASLMTVACWALVEARLRERGLDCDVFVADSTVRYLDPVWDDLRAEATLAPGAAWEPFFATLESRGRARADFACMVPGTGGKPAATLDARFVAKRRA, from the coding sequence ATGACCACGATCCACGCCCCTCTCCCCGAGCTTGAACGCTTCATCCGCGACGGCATCCCCCTCGCCCGCGCCATGGACCTGCGCATCGCGGCCTTCGACGGCGACCGTCTCGTCATGACCGCGCCGCTGGCACCCAACATCAACGACAAGGGTTGCGCCTTCGGCGGCAGCCTGGCCAGCCTCATGACCGTGGCCTGCTGGGCGCTGGTGGAGGCCCGGCTGCGCGAGCGCGGGCTCGATTGCGATGTGTTCGTGGCCGATTCCACGGTGCGCTACCTGGACCCGGTCTGGGACGACCTGCGCGCGGAAGCCACCCTGGCCCCGGGCGCGGCCTGGGAACCGTTCTTCGCCACGCTGGAATCCCGCGGCCGCGCCCGCGCCGACTTCGCCTGCATGGTCCCCGGCACCGGGGGCAAGCCGGCCGCCACCCTCGACGCGCGCTTCGTGGCCAAACGCCGGGCATAA
- a CDS encoding rhodanese-like domain-containing protein has protein sequence MNDVMQKLPAFVTNHALLVALFVAILVALVAGEVGRLFRKWKSLTPAGLTQLINRDTPLIVDLSASADFEKAHIPGAKNVAMSQFDPETQKDLSKAKELPVVLVDKDGRGLGKAANRLVKAGFTRVFVLDGGTYAWQTAQLPVVKGKK, from the coding sequence ATGAACGACGTAATGCAGAAGCTGCCCGCCTTCGTGACCAACCACGCGCTGCTGGTGGCTTTGTTCGTGGCGATCCTCGTCGCTCTCGTCGCGGGCGAGGTCGGTCGCCTGTTCCGCAAGTGGAAGTCGCTGACTCCCGCGGGGCTCACCCAGCTGATCAACCGCGACACGCCGCTGATCGTGGATCTTTCCGCCAGCGCGGATTTCGAGAAAGCGCACATCCCCGGCGCGAAGAACGTGGCCATGAGCCAGTTCGACCCGGAAACGCAGAAGGACCTGTCCAAGGCGAAGGAACTCCCGGTGGTGCTCGTCGACAAGGACGGACGCGGCCTGGGCAAGGCCGCCAACCGGCTCGTCAAGGCCGGCTTCACCCGCGTGTTCGTGCTCGACGGCGGTACCTATGCGTGGCAGACGGCACAGCTGCCGGTCGTCAAAGGCAAGAAGTAA
- a CDS encoding 2Fe-2S iron-sulfur cluster-binding protein, with protein sequence MPTVTLTASGKRFDAAADETVLEAAQRAGIALPYSCRGGVCGSCKATLVSGECSYPRNPPVALSGVAPSRHAILLCQAVPRGDIAIQAREIASVEDIPHRRVETEVVERRALAPDVVGVWLKPLDGVRVNWLPGQYLDVVLGDGKHRPFSIACGPREDGLIELHVRHVPGGGFTSWVYDSLRVGDRLTVEVPLGTFVPREDSERPMLFMAGGTGFAPVKAIVEHFIALGTRRPMHVYWGARNEADLYLLDLARHWAGALPTVRFTPVLSDPAAARASGMREGLIHEALLEDHPDLSGFDLYMSGPPAMVATGRQLFIDANLPEDRLYFDSFDVAPDVLSAILQGRAGIHGL encoded by the coding sequence GTGCCCACCGTAACCCTGACAGCGTCCGGCAAGCGCTTCGACGCAGCCGCCGACGAGACCGTGCTCGAAGCCGCCCAGCGCGCGGGAATCGCCCTCCCGTATTCGTGCCGCGGCGGCGTGTGCGGCAGTTGCAAGGCCACGCTCGTCAGCGGCGAGTGCAGTTATCCGCGCAATCCTCCCGTGGCGCTGTCCGGCGTCGCGCCTTCGCGCCATGCGATCCTGCTCTGCCAGGCGGTGCCCCGGGGCGACATCGCCATCCAGGCGCGCGAGATCGCCTCGGTGGAAGACATCCCGCATCGTCGCGTCGAGACCGAGGTGGTCGAACGCCGGGCCCTCGCGCCCGACGTGGTCGGCGTGTGGCTGAAGCCGCTCGACGGTGTCCGCGTGAACTGGCTGCCGGGACAGTACCTGGACGTGGTGCTGGGCGATGGCAAGCACCGTCCGTTTTCCATCGCCTGCGGTCCGCGCGAGGACGGTCTCATCGAACTCCACGTGCGGCATGTGCCAGGAGGGGGTTTCACCTCCTGGGTGTACGACTCGCTGCGCGTGGGCGACCGCCTCACCGTCGAGGTTCCCTTGGGCACCTTCGTGCCGCGCGAGGATTCCGAGCGGCCGATGCTGTTCATGGCCGGCGGCACGGGCTTCGCGCCGGTGAAAGCCATCGTCGAGCATTTCATCGCCTTGGGCACGCGGCGGCCGATGCACGTCTACTGGGGCGCGCGCAACGAGGCGGACCTGTACCTGTTGGATCTCGCCCGGCACTGGGCGGGCGCGCTGCCCACGGTCCGCTTCACGCCCGTGCTGTCGGATCCCGCGGCGGCGCGCGCGAGCGGGATGCGCGAAGGACTGATCCATGAGGCACTGCTCGAGGACCACCCGGACCTTTCCGGTTTCGACCTCTACATGAGCGGCCCGCCGGCGATGGTCGCGACCGGCCGCCAGCTCTTCATCGACGCGAACCTGCCGGAAGACCGCCTGTATTTCGATTCGTTCGACGTGGCGCCGGATGTGCTGAGCGCGATCCTGCAGGGCCGGGCCGGGATCCACGGCCTCTAG
- a CDS encoding hotdog fold thioesterase, which translates to MAIWNQPIDLARINGWSRGTMMETLDIRFTECGDDWLRGTMPVDQRTRQPFGLLHGGASVVLAETLGSTASLLTLDVEKEVAVGLDINANHIRGVRGGIVTGTARAMHLGRTTQVWEIRLEEEHGKLVCLSRLTMAVIPSPGGAPGNLRA; encoded by the coding sequence ATGGCCATCTGGAATCAACCCATCGATCTCGCCAGGATCAACGGCTGGAGCCGCGGCACGATGATGGAAACCCTCGACATCCGCTTCACGGAGTGCGGCGACGACTGGCTGCGCGGCACGATGCCGGTCGACCAACGCACCCGGCAGCCGTTCGGACTCCTCCATGGCGGCGCCTCCGTCGTGCTGGCCGAGACACTCGGCAGTACCGCGTCGCTGCTCACCCTGGACGTGGAGAAGGAAGTGGCCGTGGGCCTGGACATCAATGCCAACCATATCCGCGGGGTTCGCGGCGGCATCGTCACGGGCACGGCCAGGGCCATGCACCTTGGCCGCACCACCCAGGTGTGGGAGATCCGCCTCGAAGAGGAACACGGAAAGCTCGTATGCCTCTCGCGTCTCACGATGGCCGTGATTCCGTCGCCGGGCGGCGCGCCGGGGAACCTCCGGGCGTGA
- a CDS encoding serine/threonine protein kinase encodes MTGPAPYAALSPDLVLAAVDAAGSWSDGRLLALNSYENRVFQVGLEDGGFVVAKFYRPDRWPDAAIEEEHAFALELAAAELPVVAPLVVEGRTLLRREGYRYALYPRRGGRAPSLESPDQLEWLGRLLGRMHAVGSRDRFHARGTLDRATMIDAPMRAALGSDLLPAHLFDAYRNAAGRVDDAVARRFEAVGPLRHLRLHGDCHPGNVLWTDAGPHFVDLDDARMGPAVQDLWMLAGDDAAMDALLEGYAQFRDFDPLELALVPALRAMRQVHYAGWIAERWHDPAFPTAFPFAAEARWWEQHIADLHDIADDLMDL; translated from the coding sequence GTGACCGGGCCCGCCCCGTACGCCGCGCTCTCGCCCGATCTCGTGCTCGCCGCCGTCGACGCCGCGGGCAGCTGGAGCGACGGCCGCCTGCTCGCTCTCAACAGCTACGAGAATCGCGTATTCCAGGTGGGGCTCGAAGACGGCGGCTTCGTCGTCGCGAAGTTCTACCGCCCCGACCGCTGGCCCGACGCCGCGATCGAGGAGGAGCATGCCTTCGCGCTCGAACTCGCCGCGGCGGAACTGCCCGTGGTGGCGCCCCTCGTCGTCGAGGGACGCACGCTGCTGCGTCGCGAGGGCTACCGTTATGCGCTGTATCCGCGCCGCGGCGGACGGGCACCGTCGCTGGAATCCCCCGACCAGCTCGAGTGGCTCGGCCGTTTACTGGGGCGCATGCACGCCGTCGGATCGCGCGACCGTTTCCACGCGCGCGGCACGCTCGACCGCGCCACGATGATCGATGCGCCGATGCGCGCGGCGCTTGGCTCGGACCTGCTTCCCGCGCACCTCTTCGATGCCTATCGGAACGCGGCAGGGCGCGTGGACGATGCGGTCGCACGGCGCTTCGAAGCCGTCGGTCCGCTGCGCCACCTCCGCCTGCACGGCGATTGCCATCCGGGCAACGTGCTGTGGACCGATGCCGGTCCTCACTTCGTCGACCTCGACGACGCGCGCATGGGCCCGGCCGTGCAGGACCTGTGGATGCTCGCGGGCGACGACGCGGCGATGGATGCCCTGCTCGAAGGCTATGCGCAGTTCCGCGACTTCGATCCCCTGGAACTCGCCCTCGTCCCCGCGCTGCGGGCGATGCGCCAGGTGCACTACGCCGGCTGGATCGCCGAGCGCTGGCACGATCCCGCGTTCCCCACGGCCTTCCCCTTCGCCGCCGAGGCGCGCTGGTGGGAACAGCACATCGCCGACCTGCACGACATCGCCGACGATCTGATGGATTTGTAG
- a CDS encoding class I SAM-dependent rRNA methyltransferase codes for MNASPLPVIRLKSDRVPGHPWVWSAQIVKPSDRLPPGSVVEVEDAKGRFVGRGFWNGHARVALRLLTLRADEAIDERWIAARLARAVELRRELLRLDEVSDAWRVVHSEGDGLSGLVVDRYANHLVVEYFAAGMWRFRETIHAELLRHFPGASLYWFAEQHVQRQESFDVRSNDAPAAVDVHEHGLAFHAAPGLGHKTGFFADQRENRRRFAALARGRRVLDLCCNAGGFAVHAMKAGAREATGVDADAAILEVARENARMNGVAATFEQGDVFEWLRAAIARGETWDAVVLDPPKLTRDRNQVVNALKKYFAMNRTALDVLAPGGILLTCSCTGLVGEGDFLEMIRRVALNAGRDIQVLDVAGAGPDHPVASNVPENRYLKAVFCRVA; via the coding sequence ATGAACGCCTCCCCCCTCCCCGTCATCCGCCTGAAGTCCGACCGTGTGCCGGGCCATCCCTGGGTCTGGTCCGCCCAGATCGTGAAGCCCTCCGACCGCCTGCCTCCCGGCAGCGTGGTGGAGGTGGAGGACGCCAAAGGCCGCTTTGTCGGCCGTGGCTTCTGGAACGGGCATGCCCGCGTGGCCCTGCGCCTGCTCACCCTGCGTGCCGACGAGGCGATCGACGAGCGCTGGATCGCCGCTCGCCTCGCCCGCGCCGTGGAACTGCGCCGCGAGCTGCTGCGCCTGGACGAGGTCAGCGACGCGTGGCGCGTCGTCCACAGCGAAGGCGACGGCCTGTCCGGCCTCGTGGTGGACCGCTACGCGAACCATCTCGTGGTGGAGTACTTCGCCGCCGGCATGTGGCGATTCCGGGAGACCATCCACGCCGAACTGCTTCGCCATTTCCCGGGCGCGTCGCTGTACTGGTTCGCCGAACAGCATGTGCAGCGCCAGGAATCCTTCGACGTGCGCTCCAACGACGCGCCGGCGGCCGTGGACGTGCACGAGCATGGCCTCGCCTTCCATGCGGCGCCCGGCCTGGGGCACAAGACGGGTTTCTTCGCCGACCAGCGGGAGAACCGCCGCCGCTTCGCCGCGCTCGCACGCGGGCGGCGCGTGCTCGATCTCTGCTGCAATGCCGGCGGCTTCGCCGTGCACGCGATGAAAGCCGGCGCGCGCGAGGCCACCGGCGTGGACGCCGACGCGGCGATCCTCGAGGTGGCCCGGGAGAACGCCCGCATGAACGGCGTGGCAGCCACCTTCGAACAGGGCGACGTGTTCGAATGGCTGCGCGCGGCCATCGCGCGCGGCGAGACCTGGGATGCCGTGGTGCTCGATCCGCCCAAGCTCACTCGCGACCGCAACCAGGTGGTGAATGCGTTGAAGAAGTACTTCGCGATGAACCGCACCGCGCTCGACGTGCTGGCGCCGGGCGGCATCCTGCTCACCTGCTCCTGCACGGGACTGGTCGGCGAGGGCGATTTCCTGGAGATGATCCGCCGCGTCGCGCTCAATGCCGGGCGGGACATCCAGGTACTCGACGTCGCCGGCGCAGGCCCCGATCATCCGGTGGCAAGCAACGTACCGGAAAACCGCTACCTGAAGGCGGTGTTCTGCCGGGTGGCCTGA
- a CDS encoding DNA topoisomerase IB produces MSRNPPPEALEPVRSEQAHAKAAGLVYVRDTDPGIARRKRGRSFQYLDADGHPIADESVLLRIRALAIPPAYTGVWICTSERGHLQATGRDARSRKQYRYHPRWRDVRDRGKFDRILEFGEALPRLRRRLRKDLALPGLPREKVLALVVSLLEETMIRVGNDAYAKQNNSYGLTTLHSRHAAVRKGRIRFHFRGKSGLWHDIELDDRRLVKAVRRVQELPGQRLFQYIDDEGKPQPVDSGMVNDYLREITGGEFTAKDFRTWGGTVQAVAVLAALALPDEGGDRAVKSLLAGAVKEVAAVLGNTPAVCRASYIHPEVFTGWTDGHLHRSVPETCLRFPRKLEAATLTFLRRRLRATRRSR; encoded by the coding sequence ATGTCCCGGAATCCTCCACCCGAAGCGCTCGAACCGGTCAGGTCCGAACAGGCCCATGCGAAAGCCGCAGGCCTGGTGTACGTCCGCGACACCGATCCGGGCATTGCCCGGCGCAAGCGCGGCCGCTCTTTCCAGTACCTCGACGCGGATGGGCACCCCATCGCCGACGAATCCGTGCTCCTGCGCATCCGGGCACTGGCGATCCCGCCCGCCTATACCGGCGTATGGATCTGCACGAGCGAACGCGGCCATCTGCAGGCGACCGGACGCGACGCGCGCTCCCGCAAGCAGTACCGCTACCACCCGCGCTGGCGCGACGTACGCGACCGGGGGAAATTCGACCGGATCCTCGAGTTCGGCGAGGCGCTGCCGCGCCTGCGCCGCCGCCTGCGCAAGGACCTCGCCCTGCCCGGCCTGCCGCGCGAGAAGGTGCTGGCGCTGGTGGTGAGCCTGCTGGAGGAAACGATGATCCGCGTAGGCAACGACGCCTATGCGAAGCAGAACAACTCGTACGGGCTCACCACACTGCACTCCCGCCACGCCGCCGTGCGCAAGGGTCGCATCCGCTTTCATTTCCGGGGGAAAAGCGGACTCTGGCACGACATCGAGCTGGACGACCGCCGGCTGGTGAAAGCCGTGCGTCGCGTGCAGGAACTGCCCGGCCAGCGGCTGTTCCAGTACATCGACGACGAGGGCAAGCCACAACCGGTGGATTCCGGCATGGTCAACGACTACCTGCGTGAGATCACCGGCGGGGAGTTCACCGCGAAGGACTTCCGGACCTGGGGCGGCACCGTGCAGGCCGTCGCGGTGCTCGCCGCTCTCGCCTTGCCCGACGAAGGTGGCGACCGGGCCGTGAAATCCCTGCTCGCGGGAGCCGTGAAGGAGGTGGCCGCCGTGCTGGGCAACACGCCCGCCGTGTGCCGGGCGTCGTACATCCATCCGGAAGTCTTCACCGGGTGGACGGATGGCCACCTCCATCGCTCGGTTCCCGAAACCTGCCTCCGATTTCCCCGGAAATTGGAAGCAGCGACCCTGACTTTTCTGCGCCGGCGACTTCGCGCGACGAGGCGCTCCCGTTGA